The following proteins are encoded in a genomic region of Oryctolagus cuniculus chromosome 13, mOryCun1.1, whole genome shotgun sequence:
- the LOC127487864 gene encoding interleukin-15 receptor subunit alpha, whose product MARRRLRSFSAHAFLALLLPPAVTLGVTCPTPTSVEHAAIRVKSYNLSSRERYVCNSGFKRKAGTSSLTECVFNKTTNIAYWTTPNLKCIRDPSLTHQRPVPPSTVVTARVTPQPESPSPSGKGPATFSPESDTTVATGTAIVPGSQLMPSTSPSTGTTGVGSHESSQAPSQTTTKTLEPTPSTSHETTDAHPYSSRDVTVAISTSVSLLGVVCVGFLLAYCLRPRQTSQPPGVEMETTEAMPMTGRTGSREEDTENYPPDL is encoded by the exons ATGGCCCGGAGACGGCTCCGCTCCTTCTCGGCCCACGCCTTCCTTGCGCTGCTGCTCCCGCCAGCGGTGACACTGG GTGTCACATGCCCCACGCCCACATCTGTTGAACATGCAGCCATCCGGGTCAAGAGTTACAACTTGAGCTCCAGGGAGCGGTATGTTTGTAACTCAGGTTTCAAGCGTAAAGCCGGGACATCCAGCCTGACGGAGTGTGTGTTTAACAAAACCACAAACATTGCCTACTGGACAACTCCCAATCTCAAGTGCATCA GAGACCCCTCCCTGACTCACCAAAGGCCAGTGCCACCCTCCACTGTAGTGACGGCAAGGGTGACCCCACAGCCAGAGAGCCCCTCCCCTTCTGGAAAAG GCCCAGCCACATTCTCTCCAGAATCAGACACCACAGTGGCCACAGGGACAGCTATTGTACCAGGCTCCCAGCTGATGCCATCCACGTCACCTTCCACAGGAACCACAGGGGTAGGCAGTCATGAGTCCTCCCAAGCCCCATCTCAGACAACAACAAAGACCTTGGAACCCACGCCCTCCACCTCCCACGAGACAACAG ATGCTCATCCGTACAGTTCCAGAGACGTCACTG TGGCCATCTCCACATCTGTCTCGCTGCTGGGTGTAGTGTGTGTGGGGTTCCTCCTGGCGTATTGCCTCAGACCAAG GCAAACTTCCCAGCCACCTGGTGTTGAAATGGAAACCACAGAAGCAATGCCAATGACTGGGCGCACCGGtagcagagaggaagacacagaaaactacCCACCTGACCTCTGA